From Stenotrophomonas maltophilia, a single genomic window includes:
- a CDS encoding DUF3228 family protein yields the protein MSIVLTEFARPRLFPRVPRGNTIQDCTAEQFEAHLNAHAPLKVLDGYAPFCKLFVYENWTSTRCLTVPVTEANRHQLRSGYEARNRDELPVLVRWFEGVESPRANYLVVILYSAEQLAKEGSPIEADWGIVGCIYTAEPEEVPMAPITMMRNALGVEEGGSGVPLDREAYQRSVAFWESNANWRP from the coding sequence ATGTCCATCGTCCTCACCGAATTTGCCCGTCCCCGCCTGTTCCCGCGTGTGCCGCGCGGCAACACCATCCAGGATTGCACCGCCGAGCAGTTCGAGGCGCACCTCAATGCGCACGCACCGCTGAAGGTGCTCGACGGTTATGCGCCGTTCTGCAAGCTGTTTGTCTACGAGAACTGGACCAGCACGCGTTGCCTGACGGTGCCGGTGACCGAGGCCAACCGCCACCAGCTGCGCAGCGGCTACGAAGCGCGCAACCGTGATGAGCTGCCGGTGCTGGTGCGTTGGTTCGAAGGCGTGGAGTCGCCGCGCGCGAACTATCTGGTAGTGATCCTGTACAGCGCCGAGCAGCTGGCCAAGGAAGGTTCGCCGATCGAGGCCGACTGGGGCATCGTCGGCTGCATCTACACCGCCGAGCCGGAAGAGGTGCCGATGGCGCCGATCACCATGATGCGCAATGCGCTGGGCGTGGAGGAGGGCGGTTCCGGCGTGCCGCTGGACCGGGAGGCCTACCAGCGCTCGGTGGCGTTCTGGGAGAGCAACGCCAACTGGCGGCCGTAG
- a CDS encoding energy transducer TonB produces MAVWTRMIPVLLAGILPAATALAAKPSADTACAPLATVSGLRDASVTALSMQPRDGRCVVEVTASDGKGLLRQQQMLEVLAQHACAAPAEVTADNLRPSLLLRTPKRCAARRSQDLFAGEGVPWLQPRGKLPRYPREAMDQGLSGRSLLKALVDANGAVAAVIVETSSGHAVLDEAAVEELRGWHFLRGDAQSTVPALTIVRVPMRYELVE; encoded by the coding sequence ATGGCTGTCTGGACAAGGATGATCCCGGTGTTGCTGGCAGGCATCTTGCCCGCCGCCACGGCGTTGGCGGCGAAGCCCTCTGCTGACACTGCGTGTGCGCCATTGGCCACGGTTTCCGGACTTCGCGATGCGAGCGTGACTGCATTGTCGATGCAGCCCCGGGACGGACGCTGCGTGGTCGAGGTGACGGCGAGCGACGGCAAGGGGCTGCTTCGGCAGCAGCAGATGCTGGAGGTACTGGCGCAGCATGCCTGCGCAGCGCCTGCGGAGGTGACGGCCGACAACCTGCGTCCATCACTGCTGCTGCGCACACCGAAGCGATGTGCTGCGCGCCGCAGCCAGGACCTGTTCGCCGGCGAAGGTGTTCCCTGGTTGCAGCCGCGCGGAAAGCTGCCGCGTTATCCGCGCGAAGCGATGGATCAGGGGCTTTCCGGGCGCAGCCTGCTCAAGGCTCTGGTCGATGCGAACGGCGCAGTGGCTGCGGTGATCGTGGAGACTTCCAGTGGCCATGCGGTACTGGACGAGGCGGCGGTGGAAGAGCTGCGTGGTTGGCATTTCTTGCGCGGCGATGCCCAAAGCACGGTGCCGGCGCTGACCATTGTGCGCGTGCCGATGCGGTATGAGCTTGTGGAGTGA
- the ybaK gene encoding Cys-tRNA(Pro) deacylase: MTPAINLLKREKIAHTVRSYVHDAHAESYGGEAVDKLGLDPAQVFKTLLASTETHELLVAIVPVAGQLDLKALAEAAGCKKCEMAAADSAQRATGYLVGGISPLGQKKRLRTFLDASAEVLPMLHVSAGRRGLEVELAPGDLLRLTAGHYAAIGKAR; the protein is encoded by the coding sequence ATGACCCCGGCCATCAACCTGCTCAAGCGCGAGAAGATCGCCCACACCGTGCGCAGCTATGTGCACGACGCTCACGCCGAATCGTATGGCGGCGAAGCCGTCGACAAGCTCGGCCTCGACCCGGCCCAGGTGTTCAAGACCCTGCTGGCCAGCACTGAAACCCACGAACTGCTGGTAGCAATCGTGCCCGTGGCCGGCCAGCTGGACCTGAAGGCGCTGGCCGAAGCGGCCGGCTGCAAGAAGTGCGAGATGGCCGCCGCCGATTCCGCACAGCGCGCGACCGGCTACCTGGTCGGTGGCATCAGCCCGCTCGGGCAGAAGAAGCGCCTGCGCACCTTCCTGGATGCCAGCGCCGAAGTGCTGCCCATGCTGCATGTCAGCGCCGGGCGGCGTGGCCTGGAAGTGGAACTGGCGCCCGGCGACCTGCTGCGCCTGACCGCCGGCCACTACGCGGCGATCGGCAAGGCACGCTGA
- a CDS encoding energy transducer TonB has translation MTEAIAGGASMHGVADSGQQNAAQGSGVAYQRMIAAGLLAGMMVVAGPALASEDRCTRGQAVRDLIDAGMVSMASHRKGDQCRFTGVGSDIRATWRQALFLAALAGNCRGIAMEVDPKQDTRMGIRIPERCLVDTDPPDAPPVGWWPLSSPAPRYPQEAYKQGLKGTTVVLVVINREGRVTGRIIAESSGHPTLDAAAVDAASAWTFTSKRGDPPDISLARIPVNFDF, from the coding sequence TTGACCGAGGCTATTGCGGGTGGAGCATCCATGCATGGCGTGGCAGACTCGGGTCAACAGAACGCAGCACAGGGGAGTGGAGTGGCCTATCAGCGGATGATTGCGGCGGGTCTGCTTGCCGGAATGATGGTGGTCGCTGGTCCGGCCCTGGCCAGTGAGGACCGCTGTACACGCGGGCAGGCCGTGCGGGACTTGATCGATGCGGGCATGGTGTCGATGGCATCGCATCGAAAGGGCGACCAATGCCGTTTCACCGGGGTCGGGTCGGATATCCGCGCAACGTGGCGGCAGGCGCTGTTCCTCGCCGCGCTGGCGGGCAACTGTCGCGGCATTGCCATGGAAGTGGATCCGAAGCAGGACACCCGCATGGGCATCCGCATACCCGAGCGCTGCCTGGTCGATACCGACCCGCCGGATGCGCCGCCGGTGGGATGGTGGCCGCTGTCATCGCCTGCCCCAAGGTATCCGCAGGAGGCGTACAAGCAGGGTCTGAAAGGCACGACCGTGGTGCTGGTGGTGATCAACCGCGAAGGCCGGGTCACCGGCAGGATCATCGCCGAGTCCAGTGGCCATCCCACGCTGGATGCGGCAGCCGTCGACGCGGCATCGGCCTGGACGTTTACCAGCAAGCGAGGCGACCCGCCCGACATCAGCCTGGCCAGGATTCCGGTCAACTTCGACTTCTGA
- the ahcY gene encoding adenosylhomocysteinase: MNAVAKTFSTEGDYKIRDITLADWGRKELDIAEHEMPGLMSIRRKYQAELPLKGVRVTGSLHMTIQTAVLIETLKDIGADVRWASCNIFSTQDHAAAAIAATGTPVFAWKGETLEEYWDCTLDALTFTLADGTLTGPELVVDDGGDVTLLIHKGYELENGSDWVNTASSSHEEQVIKNLLKRVAKERPGYWGRVVKDWKGVSEETTTGVHRLYQLAQAGTLLIPAINVNDSVTKSKFDNLYGCRESLADGLKRAMDVMLAGKVAVVCGYGDVGKGCAASLRAYGARVIVTEIDPICALQAAMEGYEVNTIESTLGRADLYVTTTGNKDIIRIEHLSAMKDQAIVCNIGHFDNEIQVDALVSFAGIKHVNIKPQVDKYIFPNGNAIFLLAEGRLVNLGCATGHPSFVMSNSFANQTLAQIDLWANKDSYEKKVYLLPKKLDEEVARLHLEKIGVKLTTLSQEQADYIGVPVEGPFKPDHYRY; the protein is encoded by the coding sequence ATGAACGCTGTTGCCAAGACCTTCTCCACCGAAGGTGATTACAAGATCCGCGACATCACGCTGGCCGACTGGGGCCGCAAGGAACTGGACATCGCCGAGCACGAGATGCCGGGCCTGATGTCGATCCGCCGCAAGTACCAGGCCGAGCTGCCGCTGAAGGGCGTGCGCGTGACCGGCTCGCTGCACATGACCATCCAGACCGCGGTGCTGATCGAGACCCTGAAGGACATCGGCGCCGACGTGCGCTGGGCCTCGTGCAACATCTTCTCGACCCAGGACCACGCCGCTGCCGCCATCGCCGCCACCGGCACCCCGGTGTTCGCCTGGAAGGGCGAAACCCTGGAAGAGTACTGGGACTGCACCCTGGACGCGCTGACCTTCACCCTGGCCGACGGCACCCTGACCGGCCCGGAGCTGGTGGTCGACGACGGCGGTGACGTGACCCTGCTGATCCACAAGGGCTACGAGCTGGAAAACGGCAGCGACTGGGTCAACACCGCGTCCTCCTCGCACGAAGAACAGGTCATCAAGAACCTGCTCAAGCGCGTGGCCAAGGAGCGCCCGGGTTACTGGGGTCGCGTGGTCAAGGACTGGAAGGGCGTCTCCGAAGAGACCACCACCGGCGTGCATCGCCTGTACCAGCTGGCCCAGGCCGGCACCCTGCTGATCCCGGCGATCAACGTCAACGACTCGGTCACCAAGAGCAAGTTCGACAACCTGTACGGCTGCCGCGAGTCGCTGGCCGATGGCCTGAAGCGCGCGATGGATGTGATGCTGGCCGGCAAGGTCGCCGTGGTCTGCGGCTACGGCGACGTCGGCAAGGGCTGCGCCGCGTCGCTGCGTGCCTATGGCGCGCGCGTGATCGTCACCGAGATCGACCCGATCTGCGCCCTGCAGGCGGCGATGGAAGGCTATGAAGTCAACACCATCGAATCGACCCTGGGCCGTGCCGACCTGTACGTCACCACCACCGGCAACAAGGACATCATCCGCATCGAGCACCTGAGCGCGATGAAGGACCAGGCCATCGTCTGCAACATCGGCCACTTCGACAACGAGATCCAGGTCGATGCGCTGGTGTCGTTCGCCGGCATCAAGCACGTCAACATCAAGCCGCAGGTGGACAAGTACATCTTCCCGAACGGCAACGCGATCTTCCTGCTGGCCGAAGGCCGCCTGGTGAACCTGGGTTGCGCCACCGGCCACCCGAGCTTCGTGATGTCCAACAGCTTCGCCAACCAGACCCTGGCACAGATCGACCTGTGGGCGAACAAGGACAGCTACGAGAAGAAGGTCTACCTGCTGCCGAAGAAGCTGGACGAGGAAGTGGCGCGCCTGCACCTGGAAAAGATCGGCGTGAAGCTGACCACCCTGAGCCAGGAACAGGCCGACTACATCGGCGTGCCGGTGGAAGGCCCGTTCAAGCCGGACCACTACCGCTACTGA